ACATGATCAGCACGCGAGAGCTGTCGCTGATGAAGAAGAGCGCGATTCTGGTCAACATCGCCCGTGGACCGATTGTCGACGAGCCTGCGCTGATCAAAGCCCTGCAGGACGGCACGATTCGCGGCGCCGGGCTGGATGTCTACGAGAAGGAGCCACTGTCCGAATCGCCGCTGTTTGCGTTGAGCAACGCCGTGACACTGCCGCACATTGGCTCGGCGACGGACGAAACCCGTCAGGCCATGGCCGACCGCGCCTACGCAAACCTGCGTGCCGCGCTGCTGGGCGAAAAGCCGCAGGACCTGGTAAATGCGCAGGTGTGGAAGGGGTAAGCGCCGCAGTTGCTGATGGTCGTTCCCACGGTCCCCGTGGGAATGCCGCCCCCGGCGCTCCGTGCATGTCCGTTTGCAACACAACCACAGAAACCGGCTTGCTGGCGCATTTTCGGCCTGCAACACGACCGTAGGAGCCGGCTTGCGCTCCGCATTTCCGGCCTGCAACACGACTGTAGGAGCCGGCTTGCTGGCGAACGCGCGAGACCATTCACCCCGGCAGCGACTGACCGGCCGCATTCGCCAGCAAGCCGGCTCCTACAGGTTTTGGTGTCATTTTGAGGGCCCATGATTATTCCCTCGGCCCTATGCGAATACCGCCCGGCGCTGCGCATTTTCGACCTAAAACACGACCGTAGGAGCCGGCTTGCTGGCGCATTATCGGCCTGCAACACGACCGTAGGAGCCGGCTTGCTGGCGAACGCGTCAAACTATTCACCCCGGCAGCGTCTGACCGGCCGCATTCGCCAGCAAGCTGGTATCTACAGGTTTTGGTGTCATTTTTGAATGCCCATGATTGCTCCCGCGGCCCCCGTGGGTATGCCGCTCCCGGCGCTCCGCGCCATTTGAAGAAGATGACGCGCAGCGTCACAGGCTGCATTCCCACGCGGAGCGAGGGAACGATCAGTGTCGCCCCGGCGCTTTTCACCAACCCCTCCTCTCAGGCCAGTTTCGCATCCACAGGCACCGCCACCCTTGGCTTTCTGAACACCAACACATTTCCCGCCATCACCAGCACCAGCCCCATCAATGCCGGCGCCGTCCATTGGTACCCTTCGGCGAACGCCGAGACGTTCAACGCCACCACCGGGAACAGCACGGTGCAATAGGCGGCGCGTTCCGGTCCCATCCGGCCGACCAGGGTGAGATACGCGGTAAAGCCGATCACCGAACCCGGAATCACCAGGTACAGCAGCGAGCCGATGTATCGGGCATTCCATTCAAACGCGAAGGGCGTGCCGCTCAGTAGGCAATACACGCAAAGCATGGTGGCGCCGTACAGCATGCCGTAGGCGTTGGTCGTCAGCGGGCGTAGCCCGGATTTCTGTTGCAGGCTGGAAAGCATGTTGCCGGCAGAAAAGCACAGAGTGCCGAGCAGGGTCAGGGCCAGGCCGATCAGCGTCTCGCGACTGGCGCTGTGCCCTGCCATCTCTGGCCAGAACAGACACGCCAGACCGATCAGACCCAGGGTGCCGCCCATCACCACATTGCGTGCGATCTGCTGCTTGAAAAATATCCGCGCATTGAGCGCGTTCCACAGCGTTGCGGTGGAGAACACCACCGCCACCAATCCGGTTGGAATCCACTGACTGGCGGTGTAGAAGCACATGAAGTTGATGCAGAAAAGGCAAAGGCCCTGCGCGAGGCAAATGAGCTGCCCGCGACGATTGACCTTTTGCAGTTTCCCGCTGACGAGCAACAAGGCGAAGATGATCAGCGCGGCCAGGGCGAATCGATAGACGATCGATACCGGTATGGCGACTTCGCCCAGTTGCAGTTTCAAGGCGATCCAGGTCGTGCCCCAGATCAGGACGGTCAGCAAGTACAGCGTGATGTTCATGTCAGGCTCCCCAATGAGGCCTTAGTCTGGCGTCGCGCTGCCATGCTCACTTGCAGAAACTTGCGCATTTGATCGCGCCCCCGCAGGCAGCCGACCGTTCTCGGCGTAGGATGCGAGCGGCAGAGGAGCCGTCCATGTCGTCACTCGAAACCATCCAGGTCTTTCAATCGCTGAACAGCTCGCCCCACGCGCAGCTGGAAAAGTGTGCCTCCCTGGGTGACGGGGTCATGGCAGCGCTGTGGAACAACCGTCATGACGCGCAGAACTACCATGCCCCGACGCACCACACTCTGTCGTGCTACGTCGGCGGTGGCACGGGAACGTTTCGCCGCGATCAGCCCGATAAAAAAGGCGCGCCCGACAAAATCTGCACGCTACCGGCCGGCCATCAGTCTTCCTGGGTGGTCAACGGCGAAATTCGGCTCGCGCATTTATACGTCAGCCCCGAACAGTTCGCGCTCAACTGCGTCACGCTGCTGGACCGTGAGCCGCGCCAGCTGGCGTTGCAGGAGCGCACGTTCATGGATGATCCGCTGCAGGCCGAGCGCTTTCATCGTCTGATCGGGATGAACTGGAACGAGCCCGGTGAACGCATGCTCACCAGTAGCCTTGCCCATGAGTTGCTCGACGACATGGTGTTGCGCCAGGTAGGACTGCGCGAGGGTCTGCGCCTGAAGGGTGGACTGGCGCCGCACCTGCGTCGTCAGTTGGTTGATTTCATTGAGTTGAATCTGGCCGAGCCGCTGAGTCTTGGGCAGCTGGCGGGGATGTGCGCGCTCTCGGAATACCACTTCGCCCGGATGTTCCGCGAAAGCTTCGGGCTGCCACCCCATCAATACCTGCTGGCCCGACGCCTCAACCGCGCCCGGGAGCTGCTGCGTTCCACGCGCAAAGCGTTGGGTGAAGTCGCCCTGGAATGTGGATTCGCCAGCGCAAGCCACTTCAGCAATCGGTTCAAGCAATCGGTAGGCGCCACGGCAGGCGAGTACCGCGCTGCGTTTGAGTAGCAGCGCCTCCCCAATTGGCGTGCTCACCGCTGCGCTACCCCAAAGGCCAATTTGCAGGTGCGAGCCGGATGGTGGTTGACCCGCGAGCCCGGCACGACCATCGCGTCGACTCACGACCTGGTGTCCCAAGCGTGGGCTGGCCTGCTAATCGCCTGTCTGCGGAAAACGCAAAACTGTAGGAGCGCGCTTGCCCGCGATTGCATTCCGTCAGCCAACCCATCCGTAGCTGGGCCACCCTATTCGCGGGCAAGCGCGCTCCTACAGGTATCTGAACAAGCAAGCCCGGCACGACCATCGCGTCGACTCACGACCTGGTGTCCCAAGCGTGGGCTGGCCTGCTAATCGCCTGTCTGCGGCAAACACAAAACTGTAGGAGCGCGCTTGCCCGCGATTGCATTCCGTCAGTCAACCCATGCGTAGCTGGGCCGCCCTATTCGCGGGCAAGCGCGCTCCTACAGGTGTCTGAACAAGCAAGCCCGGCACGACCATCGCGTCGACTCACGACCTGGTGTCCCAAGCGTGGGCTGGCCTGCTAATCGCCTGTCTGCGGCAAACGCAAAACTGTAGGAGCGCGCTTGCCCGCGATTGCATTCCGTCAGCCAACCGATGCTTTGCTGGACCACCCTATTCGCGGGCAAGCGCGCTCCTACAGGTGTCTGAACAAGCAAGCCCGGCACGACCATCGCGTCGACTCACGACCTGGTGTCCCAAGCGTGGGCTGGCCTGCTAATCGCCTGTCTGCGGCAAACACAAAACTGTAGGAGCGCGCTTGCCCGCGATTGCATTCCGTCAGCCAACCCATCCGTAGCTGGGCCACCCTATTCGCGGGCAAGCGCGCTCCTACAGGTGAGGTGCCTGGACCCGCGAGCCAAGCACAACCACCCCGTCGACTTCACGACCCGGTGTCCGAAGCGTGGGCAGGCGTGCTAACCGCCTACCTGGTATGGGCTGGAACGCTAACCACCTACCTAGGCTGGGCTGTCGCGCTAACCACCTACTTGGCGTGAAGCTCTAGGGCTAATCGCCTGTCTGCGGCAAACGCAGAACTGCAGGAGCGCGCTTGCCCGCGATTGAAAGGCGGATCAATCATGGTTCAGGCAGGAAGACAGCGCGAAGCGCGAGGGCAATATCAATGATGAATATTGCCATGTGCAAGAACCGCATCAACCGTTGGTCTGACACAGCCTCGCCAACCGCCATGCAGCGGGTCAGCGAAACGGCCCGTAAAACCGGACACGTCGTTTGAGTTCCCGGATCACGGAAATATATTCTGCGGAACAGGGGCTTGAATTGTTGAGCGATCGGCGCCAACACTGTGATTGAGGGCAGACGAAACCATGTCGTCAGGACTCTCCCGAGCAAGCCAAAGTAAGGGAAGAACTATGCAAATCCAGGTCAACAGCGATAACCACATCGAAAGCAG
The nucleotide sequence above comes from Pseudomonas lutea. Encoded proteins:
- a CDS encoding DMT family transporter, which gives rise to MNITLYLLTVLIWGTTWIALKLQLGEVAIPVSIVYRFALAALIIFALLLVSGKLQKVNRRGQLICLAQGLCLFCINFMCFYTASQWIPTGLVAVVFSTATLWNALNARIFFKQQIARNVVMGGTLGLIGLACLFWPEMAGHSASRETLIGLALTLLGTLCFSAGNMLSSLQQKSGLRPLTTNAYGMLYGATMLCVYCLLSGTPFAFEWNARYIGSLLYLVIPGSVIGFTAYLTLVGRMGPERAAYCTVLFPVVALNVSAFAEGYQWTAPALMGLVLVMAGNVLVFRKPRVAVPVDAKLA
- a CDS encoding helix-turn-helix domain-containing protein; this translates as MSSLETIQVFQSLNSSPHAQLEKCASLGDGVMAALWNNRHDAQNYHAPTHHTLSCYVGGGTGTFRRDQPDKKGAPDKICTLPAGHQSSWVVNGEIRLAHLYVSPEQFALNCVTLLDREPRQLALQERTFMDDPLQAERFHRLIGMNWNEPGERMLTSSLAHELLDDMVLRQVGLREGLRLKGGLAPHLRRQLVDFIELNLAEPLSLGQLAGMCALSEYHFARMFRESFGLPPHQYLLARRLNRARELLRSTRKALGEVALECGFASASHFSNRFKQSVGATAGEYRAAFE